A genomic window from Silene latifolia isolate original U9 population chromosome Y, ASM4854445v1, whole genome shotgun sequence includes:
- the LOC141629595 gene encoding uncharacterized protein LOC141629595, with amino-acid sequence MTWAIKEISGFHKACYRMKKNSLATTQWMCKKLETELQANPKMPVYSMAQTLMKNFGIEVSRRTMYKVRDLACVQIYGGHETSYNVLAAYGEMIKKTNPGSWALITWHSPQNDNAIHFKGMFVSFNAWIIGFLKGCRPITGVDGCHLKGRYKGMLLSAMSLDGNNNLYCIAYAIVGKENTETWTYFFRNLRLAFEQHECVKWDWTFISDRMKGVDKALEKEFPRATRRVCAQHLYSNFKEKWSGPLYHDLFWTAANAKSAYVYNKALDKMAQMSPASVRYLQNVQQQWSLHTFDPEVACIHNTSNFVESFNALINGLRELPVMSLMEGIRTYYMAMFSERMELADKIELTDPTPYAKYVLEVNCLDSRYCTVIKAGGGEFEVREGTTVFPVDINNGVCLCGECKAAGIPCKYACRSIYHNKEEPVHYIHGFFLGHCYKLTYVEHMHPLPDK; translated from the coding sequence ATGACATGGGCAATAAAGGAGATTTCTGGGTTTCATAAAGCTTGTTACCGTATGAAAAAAAATTCTTTGGCGACCACACAATGGATGTGTAAGAAGTTGGAAACTGAATTACAAGCAAATCCTAAAATGCCTGTTTACAGTATGGCGCAAACTTTAATGAAGAATTTTGGCATTGAGGTCAGCCGTAGAACAATGTACAAAGTCAGAGACTTAGCTTGTGTTCAAATTTATGGAGGGCATGAGACGAGTTACAATGTGTTGGCAGCTTATGGGGAAATGATCAAGAAAACTAATCCTGGGTCATGGGCACTCATCACTTGGCATTCACCTCAAAATGATAATGCAATCCATTTTAAAGGAATGTTTGTTAGTTTTAATGCATGGATTATAGGTTTTCTGAAAGGTTGTCGGCCCATTACTGGTGTAGATGGATGTCATCTTAAGGGGAGATACAAGGGGATGTTGTTGTCTGCCATGAGTTTGGATGGAAACAATAATTTGTACTGCATAGCTTATGCTATTGTCGGAAAAGAGAACACAGAGACATGGACTTACTTCTTTAGAAATTTAAGGCTTGCTTTTGAACAACATGAATGTGTCAAATGGGATTGGACTTTTATTAGTGATAGGATGAAAGGGGTTGACAAAGCTTTGGAGAAAGAATTCCCAAGGGCTACAAGGAGAGTTTGTGCACAACATTTGTACTCAAATTTTAAGGAAAAATGGAGTGGTCCTTTATACCATGATCTATTTTGGACTGCAGCAAATGCCAAATCAGCATATGTATACAACAAGGCACTAGATAAGATGGCTCAAATGTCTCCGGCATCTGTGAGGTATTTACAAAATGTTCAGCAACAATGGTCTCTCCATACATTTGATCCAGAGGTGGCATGTATACATAATACTTCAAACTTTGTGGAATCCTTTAATGCATTAATAAATGGCTTAAGGGAGTTGCCAGTGATGTCTTTAATGGAAGGGATTAGGACCTATTATATGGCCATGTTTTCTGAGAGGATGGAGTTAGCTGACAAGATAGAATTAACCGATCCAACGCCTTACGCAAAATATGTACTGGAAGTTAACTGTTTGGATTCAAGATACTGTACCGTGATCAAAGCTGGGGGTGGGGAGTTTGAGGTGCGTGAAGGCACCACTGTGTTTCCAGTGGACATCAATAATGGTGTTTGTCTTTGTGGAGAATGCAAAGCGGCTGGAATTCCGTGTAAATATGCATGTAGATCCATTTACCATAACAAAGAAGAACCGGTTCATTATATTCACGGTTTCTTTCTTGGTCATTGCTACAAGTTAACATATGTAGAGCATATGCATCCGTTACCCGATAAATAA